Proteins from one Anopheles nili chromosome 2, idAnoNiliSN_F5_01, whole genome shotgun sequence genomic window:
- the LOC128730454 gene encoding beclin 1-associated autophagy-related key regulator, which translates to MAVCTSSLTSDSGGAPENFHITYSHDGDEDDDVTNVVREGDLMSTSSFQIGGIGGEGSLRCPLCSAYRRLFHCKSCIRHGDFLHTSTDICCQLPERFGEKQQRLRNLHSANATLENKGTRMLAKWYQAGRLSGEIKQRSDKASIIRKTIEVKRSAIEKLREKERVLGDAIRKLRITLPRYDDKVKTLSEFVAGKLEESEHRKAKLSSVQERLREMKRDQISQLVQFIFPITQTFANRSSLMAGGPTTSSSTASSASGSSGGGGVVGTGLSHTRSTINEISEATRTAYIRGQWILQDSFGEVQFVIIAPALPGTGNYSAYIEWAAGGGNAINATSIVAATTALEESTLGPAANRVGSHNPAHTIAAALTYTSQLVLLLGYYLDVRLPYRVSYGDFCTTTLSEAQFTRKVARLNADIVFLCHTQGCRLNEMNPIHTLQNMLCLLKSPNLGHCGPTDRTSCLSDSMEQLLMQNIGEESDSEDETNIHQDWEAVPSNLSPVVAEQVYQPLAQVLEQRRTTGGPHFQYHHHLQPPTAAAATSLMTSAFASVSSFWKGWTGK; encoded by the exons ATGGCGGTTTGCACCAGCAGTCTCACGTCGGATTCAGGTGGAGCTCCAGAAAACTTTCACATCACCTATTCACATGACggcgacgaagacgacgatgtTACGAACGTTGTGCGCGAGGGCGACCTGATGTCCACATCCAGCTTCCAGATCGGTGGCATTGGTGGCGAAGGAAGCCTGCGTTGTCCGCTTTGCAGTGCCTATCGCCGTCTGTTTCATTGCAAATCGTGCATTCGTCATGGGGATTTTTTGCACACCAGCACGGACATTTGTTGCCAGCTGCCAGAGCGCTTCGGCGAGAAACAACAACGCCTTCGAAACCTGCATTCAGCCAACGCAACGCTCGAGAATAAGGGCACAAGAATGTTGGCAAAGTGGTACCAGGCTGGTCGATTGTCGGGAGAAATCAAGCAACGCTCGGACAAGGCGAGTATAATTCGCAAAACAATCGAGGTGAAACGCTCTGCCATCGAGAAGCTACGTGAGAAGGAGCGTGTGTTGGGAGATGCTATCCGGAAGCTGCGCATAACCCTGCCCCGGTATGATGATAAGGTGAAGACACTGAGTGAGTTTGTCGCGGGCAAGTTAGAAGAAAGCGAACATCGCAAAGCTAAACTGTCGTCGGTGCAAGAGCGATTGCGTGAGATGAAGCGAGACCAAATCTCGCAACTAGTTCAGTTTATCTTCCCCATCACGCAAACGTTTGCGAATCGTAGCAGTTTAATGGCAGGAGGTCCCACGACCAGCAGTAGCACTGCAAGCAGTGCTAGCGGAAGTTCTGGTGGAGGTGGCGTTGTTGGAACTGGACTCAGCCATACGCGAAGCACCATTAATGAAATCTCGGAAGCAACCAGAACGGCCTACATACGTGGACAGTGGATTCTCCAGGACAGCTTCGGAGAGGTGCAGTTTGTAATAATCGCTCCTGCGTTGCCTGGTACGGGGAACTACTCGGCCTACATAGAATGGGCAGCAGGGGGTGGAAATGCAATAAATGCTACGTCTATCGTCGCAGCAACAACCGCGTTAGAGGAATCAACGCTTGGACCAGCAGCTAATAGAGTCGGGAGTCATAATCCGGCACACACGATTGCGGCTGCTCTCACGTATACGAGCCAGTTGGTACTGCTGCTCGGTTATTACTTAGACGTGCGGTTACCGTATCGTGTGTCATATGGCGACTTTTGcacaactacactttcggagGCACAATTCACTCGGAAGGTGGCCCGACTCAACGCAGACATCGTGTTTCTTTGTCACACGCAAGGTTGCCGGCTGAACGAGATGAACCCGATCCACACTCTCCAAAACATGCTCTGTCTCCTAAAGTCACCCAATCTTGGACACTGCGGTCCGACTGATCGAACCAGCTGCCTCTCGGACTCAATGGAACAGCTGCTTATGCAAAATATCGGAGAAGAATCCGATTCGGAGG ACGAGACTAACATTCATCAGGATTGGGAAGCCGTTCCTAGCAATCTTTCGCCCGTGGTGGCTGAACAGGTTTATCAACCCTTGGCACAAGTGCTGGAGCAAAGACGGACAACTGGTGGCCCTCACTTCcagtatcatcatcatcttcagcCCCCTACTGCTGCAGCCGCCACAAGCCTCATGACGAGTGCCTTTGCGTCGGTTAGTTCATTCTGGAAAGGTTGGACGGGGAAGTAA